Proteins encoded in a region of the Triticum dicoccoides isolate Atlit2015 ecotype Zavitan chromosome 3A, WEW_v2.0, whole genome shotgun sequence genome:
- the LOC119272194 gene encoding uncharacterized protein LOC119272194, with translation MARLFAVCLVLLAFTMAVAADMAPMMAPMAADMAPMMAPMAAPAADAADCNSDLQDLVANCQNYVMFPAEPKIPPSPACCAVIQRADMPCLCAKVTPAIEKVVCMDKVVFVAKYCKRPLQPGSNCGSYPVPGAFV, from the exons ATGGCAAGGCTCTTTGCTGTGTGCTTGGTTCTGCTCGCCTTCACCATGGCCGTGGCGGCAGATATGGCGCCGATGATGGCCCCGATGGCGGCAGATATGGCGCCGATGATGGCCCCGATGGCGGCGCCGGCGGCCGACGCGGCCGACTGCAACAGCGACCTGCAGGACCTGGTTGCCAACTGCCAGAACTACGTCATGTTCCCGGCCGAGCCGAAGATACCGCCGTCGCCGGCCTGCTGCGCCGTGATCCAGAGGGCGGACATGCCGTGCCTGTGCGCCAAGGTCACCCCGGCGATCGAGAAGGTCGTCTGCATGGACAAGGTCGTGTTCGTCGCCAAATACTgcaagaggcccttgcagcctggcTCCAACTGCGGAA GCTACCCCGTTCCTGGTGCGTTCGTGTAG
- the LOC119272196 gene encoding protein LIM3-like — translation MAKHFSLLLVLAFVLVVTAEDCTVDLKGLIRECKPYVMFPASPKITPSSACCSAVQKVNAPCMCSKVTKEIEKVVCMDKVVYVADYCKNPLKPGSDCGSYHVPSQGR, via the exons ATGGCAAAACACTTTAGTTTGCTCTTGgttcttgcctttgttcttgttgtGACGGCTGAAGATTGTACCGTCGACCTAAAAGGGCTAATCCGAGAGTGCAAACCATATGTGATGTTTCCCGCGAGCCCAAAGATAACTCCGTCGAGTGCATGTTGTAGTGCGGTTCAGAAGGTCAATGCACCGTGCATGTGCTCCAAGGTCACCAAGGAGATCGAGAAGGTAGTATGCATGGATAAGGTTGTGTATGTCGCTGATTACTGCAAGAATCCACTCAAACCTGGCTCCGATTGTGGCA GTTACCATGTCCCATCTCAAGGACGATAG